GGTTTTCAAAGAGAGGCGCAGGCTGTCAAAGAAGAAACGGATTTATTTGAAGCGGTCAAAGCCATTCAACCGAAACCCTTTTGTATATTAGTTGACGAAGCCCAATTTTTAACGAAACAGCACATTATACAATTATCACATGTCGTCGATGATTTAGATATTCCCGTGATGGCTTTTGGTCTAAAAAATGATTTTATGAACGAATTATTTGAAGGGTCTAAATATCTATTGCTTTATGCGGATAAAATCGAGGAAATTAAAACAATATGCTGGTTTTGTCATAAAAAAGCAACCATGAATCTACGGTTTCACGAAGGGCAACCTGTTTATCATGGGGAGCAAATCCAAATTGGTGGGAATGAGTCTTATTTGCCCGTATGCCGTAAATGCTATCATCATCCGGGAAAAATTGTAGAGTAGCAGTGAGATTTATTAAGTGAGGAGTATTAGATGTTTGATCAATTAGATAGTTTGATTTTTCGTTTTGATGAAATTCATGAACTTTTAAGTGATCCGAGTGTGATTTCAGACACTAATCGTTTACGTGATTTGACGATTGAAGAAGCGGATTTAAGACCAAAAGTTGAAAAAATTAAACGTTATAAACAAGTAGAAACAGAAATAGATGAAACGGAAGAGATGCTAGATGAAGGTCTCGATCCGGAAATGACTGACTTAGCTAAGACGGAGCTCAGTGATTTAAAAACAGAACGTCAACAATTAGAAGATGATATCCGTATTATGATGTTACCAGAAGACCCTAATGATGGGAAAAATATTATTATGGAAATTCGGGGAGCCGCCGGTGGGGATGAGGCTCAATTATTCGCCGGTGATTTGTTAAATATGTATACCCATTATGCCGAAAGCCAAGGTTGGCGCGTCGAAATATTGGATGCTAATATTACCGGTATTGGTGGCTATAAAGAAGTTTCTTTAATGATTACAGGCGATAAAGTGTATAGTAAGCTTAAATTTGAAAATGGCTCGCACCGTGTGCAACGCGTTCCAGAAACCGAATCACAAGGGCGCGTACATACGTCAACGGCTACGGTCGTTGTTTTACCTGAAGCTGAAGAAATTGATTTTGAAATTGATGAAAATGATATTCGGGTCGATATTTATCACGCCAGTGGCGCGGGTGGACAACATGTTAATAAAACGGCTTCCGCTGTTCGTTTAACCCATATTCCAACGAATACCGTGGTAGCGATGCAAGATGAGCGTTCACAGTTGAAAAACCGTGAGAAAGCGATGAAAATCTTACGTGCCCGTGTATTTGATCAAGTTCAAGCTGAAGCGCAAGCCGAATATGATTCAACCCGTAAATTAGCTGTGGGTACGGGCGATCGGTCTGAGCGCATTCGAACGTATAATTTTCCTCAAAATAGGGTAACAGATCACCGAATTGGTTTAACCATTCAACAATTAGATTCTATTTTAAGTGGTAAATTAGATGATATCATCGATGCTTTGGTTTTATTCGATCAAACCCAAAAGTTGGAGGAATTGAATGGACCAAAAGTCTAGTCAAACATTACATGAAGCTCTTCGTCGAGCTTCAATTTTTTTAGAGAAAAATCAAATGGATCCGGAATTAGCAAAAACCTATTGGCTCATGGCTTTTGATTGGAATCTAACCCAATTAGTCCAAGCTTTACATCAACCTGTACCACCAGCCGATATTCAATACTTTGAAAGTATTTTGAAACGTTTGGCCAACGCTGAACCGATTCAGTATATATTGGGTTATGCGGATTTTATGGGGGAACGCTTTAAGGTGACTCCAGATACACTGATTCCTCGAGAAGAAACCGCTGGGATTATTGAGTTAGTCCGTGCTTTTTTGGAAGAAAAACCAACGGCACAAGTGTTAGACATTGGTACTGGCACGGGCATTCTAGCCATTATGCTAAAAAAACTATTTCCAAGGACACAACTAACAGCGGTTGATATTTCACAAACGGCTTTAGCTATAGCTAAGGAAAATGCTCAACAAATAGACGTTGAAGTTAATTTTATTCAAAGTGATTTGTTAAAAGCCATCGATTTAGAACAGAAATTTGATTTAGTTGTGTCGAACCCACCTTATATTAGTGTCCATGAAAGCGACCTGATGGATGAAAGTGTTAAGAAATTTGAACCGCCATTGGCTTTGTTTGCTGAAAATAATGGCCTTGCTATCTATCAACAATTAGCTCAAACATTACCCGCTTTTATGAATCAACAAGGGCGTATCATTTTTGAAATAGGTTATCGACAGGGGAATCTAGTGAAAAAGCTTTTTGAAGCAGCATTTCCTCAAGCAAGGGTTGATGTTTTTCAAGACTATAATCAACTGGAGCGTTATGTAGTCATCCAATTAGACTAGTGGCATTCCATAGAAAGAGGCTATATTTATGGAAGAATATCAGCAAACACAGATCTTTGATTTTAACAATTTAAATGAGGCTGCCGATATTTTAAAAGCGGGTGGTTTGGTTGCTTTTCCAACTGAAACCGTTTATGGACTCGGTGCAATTGCTAACAACGAAGCGGCTGTCAAACGGGTGTTCAAAGTCAAAGGAAGACCGAGTGATAATCCCCTGATTGTTCATATTGCGAATCAGAAACAGGTCGATCAATATGTGGCTAGCATCAATGAGACGGCCCAACAATTAATGGATTTATTTTGGCCAGGTCCCTTAACAATTATTTTTCCTGCTAAAGAGGGTGTATTTGCTTCAAGTATATCAGCCGGTAGACCAACCGTATCCTTACGAATGCCCAATCAATTAGAAACATTGTTACTCATTGAAATGGTCGGTTTTCCCTTAGTCGGTCCAAGTGCTAATATATCAGGTAAACCCAGTCCGACAAAATTAGAACATGTACTGCATGATTTTAATGGTAAAATAGATGGGGCGGTAAAAGCACAAACGCCTCAAACCTTGATTGGTGTCGAGTCAACGGTTGTGATTGCCGAAGCTGATCGAATCGTTATTTTGAGACCAGGAGCGATAACACAAGATATGTTAAGTCAAGTGGGTAAGCCGGTGGTTGAATTATCCGCTCAAGAACAGTTAGAGAACGAAGGTGTACAATCACCGGGCGTTAAATATGTCCATTATAGTCCTAAACAACCTGTCTATTTAGTAGATGCTTCAAACGCCATCCGTGATTGGCAGGTATTTATTCGGAGTTCAAAAGTAAAGATAGGCTTATTAGCGGATGAAGAGTGGCTTGCAGTATTGCAAGATGAACCAATGATAACGCAAGTGTACTCCTTAGGTAAACGTGACGATATTGCAAAACATACGCAAGAATTGTATGCTGGTTTAAGGTATTTAGAAGATACTGATTGTGAAATTATTCTTGTCCAAGGCCTGGCTGAACAGCCGTCAGCACATGCCTATATTAATCGAAGTAACAAAGCAGCGAACTATATCATTTAATTTAAGAATGGAGCGAATATGTCCGTGGAAAAGCAATATGTAGAAGATTTACAAGTGTTTGAGTTGATTGAAAAAGAGAAAGACCGTCAAATGAATGGTATTGAGTTAATTGCATCTGAAAACTTTGTTTCACCCGCCGTTATGAAAGCACAAGGTAGTGTCTTAACCAACAAATACGCTGAAGGGTATCCTGGTCGCCGCTATTATGGTGGGTGTGAGTTTGTCGATCAAATTGAACAACTAGCTATTGACCGTGTGAAAGAATTGTTTGGCGCTGAATTCGCAAATGTTCAACCACATTCAGGCTCTTCAGCTAATTTAGCTGTCTATCGTGCCTTTTTACAACCTGGGGATAAAGTCCTAGGCATGGATTTATCGCAAGGGGGTCATTTAACCCACGGATCACCAGTAAACTTTAGTGGACAATCTTATGACATGTATAGTTACGGTGTCGATGAAAATGAATATTTAGACTATGAGGCACTAGAGGCTACAGCCCATGAAGTAAAACCTAAAATGATTATTGCGGGTGCTAGTGCTTATTCACGTGAAATTGATTTTGAGCGTATCGGCAAGATAGCTAAAGAAGTTGGAGCTATCTATTTTGTGGATATGGCGCATATTGCTGGTCTGGTGGCTACAGGTTACCATCAAAACCCGGTTCCCTATGCGGATGTGGTGACCACAACGACACATAAAACCTTACGTGGACCACGTGGAGGAGTTATTTTAGCTAAGAAAGAACATGCAAAGAAAATTAATAGTGCCGTGTTTCCTGGTACCCAAGGAGGTCCCTTAGAACACGTGATTGCGGCTAAAGCCGTTGCTTTTAATGAAGCCTTACAACCCGCTTTTAAAACATATATTGGACAAATTCTTAAAAATGTTAAGGCAATGGTTGAAGTCTTTAATCAAGGACCTTTACGTGTTATTTCTAGCGGAAGTGACAATCATTTATTTATGCTGGATGTCACACCGGTTGGAATAACAGGTAAGGAAGCTCAAGAGCGTCTTGAAGCAGTAGGCATTACCGTTAATAAAAACTCCATTCCTAATGATCAAAAATCATTTGTTCAAACCAGTGGTATTCGGATAGGAACAGCCGCCATAACGACCCGTGGTGTCAAAGAGGACGAAGCAGCTTTAATTGCTGAGTTAATTACAAGCTGTTTACAAACAACGGATGAAGCTGAATTACAAACAATTCGTGAAAAAGTTCGCCGTATCGTTGAAAACAAACCCCTTTTTGCAGTATAATAGACAATTGAAAAAGTAAGGCAAATTATAATTTTGGAGGAATGCGTAATGGCTAAATTTACAGTAGTGGAACATCCGTTAATCAAGCACAAATTGACGATTATTCGTGATAAAAATACATCAACGAAAGATTTTCGCGAGGTAACCAATGAAATAGCGATGTTAATGGCTTATGAAATCACCCGTGATTTACCACTGGAAGACGTCGAAATTGAAACACCCTTAACGAAAACAACTCAAAAACAACTTACCGGTAAAAAATTAGCTATCGTTCCTATTTTAAGAGCTGGATTAGGCATGGTAGATGGCATTTTGAATTTAGTGCCTTCCGCACGTGTTGGTCATATCGGCTTATATCGTGACCACGATACGTTAGAAGCGGTTGAATACTTCGCAAAATTCCCAACAGACATCCATGAAAGAAAACTTTTTGTGGTCGATCCCATGTTAGCGACTGGGAGCTCTGCCAATGCAGCGCTAGATATTTTAACCAACAAATACAACTGCAAACCAGAAAATATTCTCTTTGTTAGTTTAGTGGCTGCCCCTGAAGGTGTCCAAGCCGTTCAAGCGCGCTACCCTGAAGTCGATATCTTTACAGCTGCTTTGGATGAACGCTTAGACGAAAATGGCTATATTTTACCAGGCTTAGGTGATGCTGGTGACCGTATCTTTGGTACAAAATAGCTAACTCTAACGCTTAGACCCATACATATCACAACCAATCCGAACATTTTAATTATAGTGTAACCGTCTTTAACACTATAATTTAAACGTTCGGTTTTTTTCCGCTCGGAAATATAATCAAATAAGAATAGTTTAAATTAATTAGCATCAATAGCGGTAAATAATGAACTATGGTAGACTAGTTTTACATAAGAGTGTGGAGGTACAAGGCTTTGGAACAACCGTTTAAAAATTTCTATAAAAGAACTCGACAAGAAAAAGTCGCTTTATTAAAAACATTAGGTTATTTACCGGCTGATGATACACAAAGTCATCTACCGGAGGAAATAGCTGACCAAATGGTTGAAAACTACCTATTTAATTATGAACTCCCCCTTGGTGTAGCCGTCAATTTTAATATAAACGAGAAGGATTATGTCATCCCGATGGTGGTCGAAGAACCTTCCGTCATTGCGGCTGCCAGTAATGGTGCCAAAAAAATTGGGCCAATAAAAACCAGTGTGTCCCATCGCGAACTGATTGGCCAAATCGTTTTTGCTGAAGTAACCGATGTTGATCAAAAAGTGAATTTGATTGAAAGTAGAAATGAAGAATTACTTCAATTGGCACGTTCCTTCTCGCCCAGTATGGTAAAAAGGGGTGCCGGACCTAATCGTATTTGGGTCGAAACAAAGCAGGATACGACGGGGGATTATTTAATCGTATATGTGGGCATGGATACCGGGGAAGCAATGGGAGCCAATGCCATCAATACTGTCCTAGAAGGAATAGCTCCAGAAATTGCGCAATTAATTCAACAGCCTATCTTATTTAGTATTCTATCTAATTATTCAGAAACAGCTATTACAACCGCCCAAGCACGTATTCCTGTTTTAACCTTACATCCGAATGCGGTGGAAGCTGAGCAAATAGCCCATAAGTTAGAATTGGCCAGTCGATATGCTCATATCGATGTGTATCGTGCAACGACACATAATAAAGGGATCATGAATGGCATTGATCCCGTTTTAATTGCAACAGGTAATGATTGGCGTGCAGTGGAAGCAGGGGTACATGCCTATGCTAGTCGTAACGGTAACTATGAGTCTTTAACGGAGTGGGTTATTGATAAAAAAACCAATGAACTAGTGGGAACAATTTCACTTCCCTTAGCCATTGGTACGGTAGGCGGAACGATAGCGGTACATCCAAGTGCTCAATGGTCTTTAAAACTTTTAGGTAATCCCGACGCTGAAACACTAGCTGGTATTGTTGCCTCAGTGGGATTAGCTCAAAATTTTGCTGCTATTTTTGCACTGGTTACAGATGGTATTCAAAAAGGGCATATGGCCTTACAAGCTAAAAGCTTAGCTCTTCAAGCAGGTGCCCATGTTGATGAATTACCCCAAGTGATTGAAAAACTAAAACAAAAACAAAAACAACCGGTCAACCAGGCGGTTGCCAAAGAAATTTTAGACGAAATACGTAAACAAAACCAGACCATTTAAGGTTGCACAGAAAAGAGAGGAAATATATGTCTATGAGTGTTGGTATCGATAAAATTGGGCTATATATTCCACAACACTATGTTGATACGGAAGATTTAGCTAATGCCAGAGGAGTTGATCCTGCCAAATACCTTGTAGGGATTGGTCAAGAAAAGATGGCTATACCCTTATTAGAACAAGATATTATTGCATTAGCAGCTAATGCGGCCAAGCAAATATTAAGTCCAGAGGATTTAGAAGAAATCGATCAAATTATTTTCGCCACCGAATCGTCCTTTGATTTTTCGAAAGCGTCGGCGATTTATCTACATGATTTACTGAATATTCAACCTTATGCCAAAAGTTATGAAATTAAGCAAGCTTGTTATGGGATGACGGCAGGTATTCAATCGGCTTGTGACTATGTTCAGTTACGCCCACAGCGTAAAGTGCTAGTCGTATCAGCTGATATAGCCCGCTATGGTCTAAATAGTTCTGGCGAAGTAACCCAAGGCGCTGGCGCCGTTGCTCTGTTAATCACGGCTAATCCAAGAATATTAGCGATTCAGCAAGAAAGCATCAGTGTAACCAGTAACCAGTTTGATTTTTGGCGGCCTCATTATTCCGATGTAGCCTTAGTTGATGGGCATTATTCAACACAACTGTATCAAGAATTATATGTTCAAGTTATGGAAAGGCTGGAGCTAACCAATCCAACCTATTTGCAGACCATCAAAGCCATGGTGTTCCATTTACCCTTTACTAAAATGGGACTCAAAGCTCTTAACAGTTATGCTCAAAGTGAATCGACTCACTTTGATTTAGAAAAGAAAGCAGCTTTATTAAACCAATGGCAAGCTATATACCCTGCAACAACCGTTTTAAATCGACAAGTAGGTAATCTATATACAGGTTCACTCTATTTAAGTTTGATTTCACTTTTAATGTTTGCCGAAGAGTTAACTAGTGGGGATGTGATTGGCTTATTTAGTTATGGTTCGGGAGCCGTCGCTGAATTAATTACAGGGATTATCCAACCACAATATCTTGAAATGCTCAATACCAACCAAATTCAAGCGCATTTTGATCGGCGGACAAAATTAACCATTGCTGAATACGAAGCCATTTTTAATGAAACGCTAGCTTCCAATGAAGAAGTCTTAAATGTAAGCGATGGGACCCCAGGTGAGGGCTTTTATTTGAAAAAAATCGATGCCCACCGCCGTTATTACGATTATAAACCTTAAATTAAATAACATCTTTCAACTGCAGTCGCGATGATTACATAGCAAACTGGCCATTGAAAGATGTTTTTTTACTTAGGCATTTTCTAATTCTGTGATAATTATCTTTTTCATGGCCATCATGGCTTGTATTTGAGCATCTGATTGAATTAAGCTCCCCATGTTATAAGGAACAATTTGCCAAGATAAACCAAATTGATCCTTAACCCAGCCACACTGTTCGGCTGCTGGCACATGCGAAAGCTTTTCCCAGTAGTAATCAATTTCAGCCTGATCCTCACATTCAATCGTAAAAGAGACCGCTTCGTGAAAACGGAAAACAGGACCACCATCTAAAGCCATTAACCGTTGACCATTTAGAATAAATTCCGCAGTAATAACTTTGTTGGTTTTGCCAATAAAATGTTCATCTAAGGCTTCGTCAGGGTAGTAGCTCATCGACTCGATAGAAGAGTTTGGAAAAATGGAGACATAATAATTAACGGCTGCTTCACAATTATCATCACTAAACCATAAACAAGGGACAATTGATTTCATCAGTACCACTCCTTTGGTAAAATTGTAACACGATAAACATAAAAGCACGAGTTTTACCGTTTGCTAATATATAAGAAAGAAGGGATAAATTTGCTGACAGTATACGGATTGAGTCATTGCACAACGACTCAAAAAGCCATTAAATATTTAGAAACAAAAGGGGTTAAGATAGACAACTTTATGGATATAAGGGATACGCCGCCTAATGTACAAACACTACAACTCCTACTTAACGATAAAAAAATGTCCATTCGAAGTATCATGAACACGTCTGGTGAATTGTATCGTTCCATGGGTTTAAAAGATAAAATAGATTCGATGAGCGAAAGCGAGCTACTTAAGTTATTATCTGAAAACGGCATGTTAATTAAACGGCCGTTAATTACAGATGGTCGTCGAGCAACCGTTAGTGCTAAAGAGTCTGTGCTTAATACGTGGATTGCCTAAAATCATTCAGTGTAAAATTGCGCAAAGTTAAAAAAATTAAATATGTCAAATATCGATGTATCTATATTTTACTAGGAAATAATTCAATGGACGCAAAGAATGTGTAGCATAGCCATATTTATCATTAAAGTATAATAACAAAATCAAAATTATACAAATTAATCATCATTTTTTAACAATTAAAAGCCTTTGCAGGCAAAAAAATAAGTAAAACTATTGCATTAATAACTTGTTTTCATAGAAAGTAAGTGATAAAATTAGTTCGTTATTTGCTTAGAAAGATTTATTTAAAAATATATATTAAATCTGGAAAAGTTATTATTGTTTAGAAAGAAGGTTCAACTAGTGGAAGAGACTCGCGTTATTGAGCTGCTAGGAATTCCTGTTGGAGTATCAACACTGCTGTCATTAATTGCGACCGTGTTGATAATCTGGGCGTTGTGTAAATACTGCACGCGATCACTGTCGGCAGACAAACCAAATAAAGGTCAACTTTTTTTAGAATGGTTAGTTGATTTTGTAAATGGGATTGTCGGTGGAGCTATTACGGATGAACGTGTTCAAATGTACCAGTTGCTGGGTCTGACGTTATTACTCTTTGTGTTTGTGGCCAATATGTTGGGATTACCTTTAATTCTTCATATCGGTGAATATAGTTATTGGAGAAGTCCTACAGCCGATCCAATCGTCAGTTTAGCGTTAGCCTTGTTAATGATTTTGTTATCTCATTACTTAGGAATTAGTAAGTTAGGGTTGAAAAATTATTTTGTTCAAAGTTATTTAAAACCAGTGAGTTTTTTATTACCAATCAAACTAATTGAAGAGTTTACCAATACCTTAACGTTAGCGCTACGTCTTTATGGGAATATCTTTGCCGGTGAAGTTCTATTAGGATTAATTGCCGGATTAGCCACCTCATACCAACCGTTCACTTGGATTGTTGGGATACCCTTACAAATGGTGTGGCAAGGTTTTTCAATTTTTATAGGTTCTATTCAAGCATATATTTTTGTAACACTGACGATGGTTTACTTGTCACATAAAGTAGAAGTCGAACACGAATAATCGCGTAAGACAAATTAATAAAATAATGAGGAGAAATTAAATTATGAGTTTAGATTCAATTGCAGCTGCAATTGCGGTTTCAATCGCAGCTTTAGGTGCTTCAATCGGTAACGGGATGGTTATTTCTAAAACAATCGAATCAATTGCACGCCAACCAGAATTAGAAGGTAAATTACGGATGACAATGTTCTTAGGTGTTGGTTTGATTGAGGCCATTCCAATTATGGCTGTCGTTATTGCCTTTATTCTTGTATTTAGATAAAAATAAAACCGAGGTGTTAACAAAATGAGTTACTTGCTACTTACAGCCAGTCAGAATACCGCTTTAGGGAACACCATTATAACGTTAGTTGCTTTCGTTATACTACTTTTGATTATTAAAAAAGTAGCCTGGGGTCCTTTGATGAATATCCTTGAAGACAGACGCGCAACAGTCAATGCTGATTTAGATAAAGCATCTACTGAACGTGCAACCGCTCAAGAAGCTAATCTTGAAGCCCAAAAGAATTTAAAAGAGGCAAAAAGTGAAGCATCACAAATCGTTTTACAAGCAAAACAACAAAGTTTACAAATCCAAGATAACATGATGGAAGAAGCCAAGGCCGAAGTTTTGCAAATGCAAACGACGGCTAGAGCCGATATCGAACGCGAAAGACAACAAGTTATGGCAAATGTAAAAACAGATATCACAAATATTGCGATTGAAATTGCGGAAAAAATTATTCAACGTGAAATCAATCCAGCTGACCATCAACATCTCATTGAGGATTTTATTCAAGAAATGGATGATTTATCATGACAGATACACAAAATAGAGTTGTCGTTAATAATGAATCATCTTTAAATAACCCTAAAGAAACAACGACTCGAACAGTCAACTTTGAAGATGAATTGTTACGCTCTATCAATCAAAAAGACATCGTAAGCTTAACGGGTGATGAAATGCCCAAAAAAGCCGAAAGATTAACCATTACAAGTGCTTACCCCTTGACTAAAGAAGAAAAAGAAAAAATCGTTACGAAATATATCGAAAAAACGGCCACACAATTACGTCAAATTAAAACCATTGTCGACCCTAAATTGATTTCAGGTGTGCGTTTGCAAAGTGAAAGTTTTTACTATGAAGTAAGTGGTCAAAAAACATTACGCGAGTTGAAGGATTATTTAAGTAAAAATCCCATTATAGAGGAGGGATTGTAGTGAGTTCTGAAAGTTTAGAATCGAAATTACTTCAGCAAATTCGCCAATTCCAAAAACGTGATACCATTGAAGAAATTGGAACAATCACATATATTGGAGACGGAATTGCACGTGCAGTTGGCTTAGATAATGTCATGGCTGGCGAAATGGTTGAGTTTGCCAATGGCACCACCGGAATGGTTCAAAACTTAGAAAGTCATGATGTCGGAATTATCATTTTTGGTGATTATGTCGATATTCATGAAGGGGATTTAGTTCGCCGTTTAGGTAAAATCATGGAAGTCCCTGTTGGTGATGCTTTATTAGGTCGTGTCGTTGGACCGTTAGGTAATCCGATTGATGGTTTAGGTGAGATACAATCTACGCAAATGCGTCCGATTGAATTTGAAGCCCCTGGTATTATGGATCGTCAAAGCGTTAAAGAACCTTTGCAAACAGGGATTAAAGCGATTGATGCCTTGGTTCCAATTGGTCGTGGTCAACGGGAATTAATTATTGGCGACCGCAAAACGGGTAAAACAAGTTTAGCAATTGATACGATTTTGAGTCAAAAAGAAGAAAATGTTATTTGTATTTATGTAGCTATTGGACAAAAGGAATCAACGGTAAAGAACATTGTTAGCACCTTGCAAAATTATGGTGCCATGGACTATACCATTGTTATGACAGCTAATGCGGCCCAACCAGCACCCTTACTCTATTTAGCCCCTTATGCAGCTACGGCTATGGGTGAGTATTTTATGTACAAGGGTCAACATGTGTTAATCATTTATGATGACTTATCCAAACAAGCGGCGGCTTATCGTGAAATGAGTTTGTTATTAAAACGTCCTCCTGGTCGTGAAGCTTATCCTGGGGATGTCTTTTATCTACACTCTCGTCTTCTAGAACGTTCTGGAAAATTGAACGATGCATTGGGCGGGGGTTCAATGACAGCTTTACCGATTGTTGAAACCCAAGCCGGGGATATCTCTGCCTATATTCCGACTAACGTTATTTCAATTACAGATGGACAAATATTTTTAGAATCCGATTTGTTCTTTTCTGGGATTAGACCGGCTATTAATGCAGGTTTATCGGTTTCACGTGTTGGTGGGGCTGCTCAGATTAAAGCGATTAAGCAAGTATCAGGAACTTTACGGATGGATTTGGCCTCATATCGTGAGTTAGAAGCTTTCTCATCTTTTGGTTCAGATTTAGATGCATCCACGCAACAACGCTTAAATCGTGGTAAAAGGACGGTTGAAGTCTTAAAGCAACCTTTACATAAGACGGTTGCTGTTGAAAAGCAAGTCGTAATGTTTTATGCCTTAAATGAAGGTTATTTAGATAGCCTTCCAATTCAATCCATCACGGAATTTGAGCAACAATTTTATTATTACTTAGAAACCAACTATGAAGCGGTACTCAATGATATAAAGACGACGCAAGCTTTGCCTGATAAAGAATTATTAAATCATATCATTGAATCATTTATCACGGAATATACGGTTAAGTAGGTCAATGGTTAAGGTTTTGAAAGAAGGTAGAAGATGTCACTCAATGAATTAAAAAAACGTATGGATTCTACTTCTAAAACAGCTCAGATAACCAAAGCGATGCAGATGGTTTCAGCTGCTAAATATCACAAGCTCGTTGGTGTAGCCAATAATTATTTTACTTATTCCACCGTCTTAAGACGGATGGTAGCTCGCCTAGCTAAGTATCAATTTGATCTACTAGATGATGGGGTGCCTATGGATGTGGATGAAGCAAACTTTGTCGATTTCCATGACTTTTTAATTGAACGTCCCGTTAAAAAGGTTGGCTACCTCGTTATATCTTCGGATAAAGGTCTAGCAGGTGGCTATAATAGTTCAGTTATTCGCTCAATGGAGCAGCTCTTAGAACGGGATCATAAAGATAAACAAGAAGTAGTCATTTTAGCGATTGGAAATCCTATTGCCAAATACTGTCGGGATCAAGGTTATGAGGTTGTTTTTGAGCAACATGATTTATCCGATTATCCTAATTTTACAGAAGTGCAGTTGATTATGCGTAAAGCGGTTGATTTATACAAAGAGCAAGTGTTTGATGCTTTATATGTTTGTTATAATCATCATCTTAGTGCCTTAAAAAGTCAGTTTCGTGCTGATCAAATTTTGCCACTCAGTGAAGTTGATATGGCAGATGAATTAGCCGTAGCACCCACTAATCGTGAAGTTCTAATTGAACCTTCACAAACAGATGTCTTGGATGTGTTATTACCACAATATGCCGAAAGTCAAATCTATGGGGCGAT
This window of the Fundicoccus culcitae genome carries:
- a CDS encoding thymidine kinase, translating into MAQFYFKYGAMNSGKSIEIIKVAHNYEEQNKPVAIFTSALDDRTTVGLVASRIGFQREAQAVKEETDLFEAVKAIQPKPFCILVDEAQFLTKQHIIQLSHVVDDLDIPVMAFGLKNDFMNELFEGSKYLLLYADKIEEIKTICWFCHKKATMNLRFHEGQPVYHGEQIQIGGNESYLPVCRKCYHHPGKIVE
- the prfA gene encoding peptide chain release factor 1, with translation MFDQLDSLIFRFDEIHELLSDPSVISDTNRLRDLTIEEADLRPKVEKIKRYKQVETEIDETEEMLDEGLDPEMTDLAKTELSDLKTERQQLEDDIRIMMLPEDPNDGKNIIMEIRGAAGGDEAQLFAGDLLNMYTHYAESQGWRVEILDANITGIGGYKEVSLMITGDKVYSKLKFENGSHRVQRVPETESQGRVHTSTATVVVLPEAEEIDFEIDENDIRVDIYHASGAGGQHVNKTASAVRLTHIPTNTVVAMQDERSQLKNREKAMKILRARVFDQVQAEAQAEYDSTRKLAVGTGDRSERIRTYNFPQNRVTDHRIGLTIQQLDSILSGKLDDIIDALVLFDQTQKLEELNGPKV
- the upp gene encoding uracil phosphoribosyltransferase; the protein is MAKFTVVEHPLIKHKLTIIRDKNTSTKDFREVTNEIAMLMAYEITRDLPLEDVEIETPLTKTTQKQLTGKKLAIVPILRAGLGMVDGILNLVPSARVGHIGLYRDHDTLEAVEYFAKFPTDIHERKLFVVDPMLATGSSANAALDILTNKYNCKPENILFVSLVAAPEGVQAVQARYPEVDIFTAALDERLDENGYILPGLGDAGDRIFGTK
- a CDS encoding L-threonylcarbamoyladenylate synthase, which codes for MEEYQQTQIFDFNNLNEAADILKAGGLVAFPTETVYGLGAIANNEAAVKRVFKVKGRPSDNPLIVHIANQKQVDQYVASINETAQQLMDLFWPGPLTIIFPAKEGVFASSISAGRPTVSLRMPNQLETLLLIEMVGFPLVGPSANISGKPSPTKLEHVLHDFNGKIDGAVKAQTPQTLIGVESTVVIAEADRIVILRPGAITQDMLSQVGKPVVELSAQEQLENEGVQSPGVKYVHYSPKQPVYLVDASNAIRDWQVFIRSSKVKIGLLADEEWLAVLQDEPMITQVYSLGKRDDIAKHTQELYAGLRYLEDTDCEIILVQGLAEQPSAHAYINRSNKAANYII
- a CDS encoding serine hydroxymethyltransferase, with the protein product MSVEKQYVEDLQVFELIEKEKDRQMNGIELIASENFVSPAVMKAQGSVLTNKYAEGYPGRRYYGGCEFVDQIEQLAIDRVKELFGAEFANVQPHSGSSANLAVYRAFLQPGDKVLGMDLSQGGHLTHGSPVNFSGQSYDMYSYGVDENEYLDYEALEATAHEVKPKMIIAGASAYSREIDFERIGKIAKEVGAIYFVDMAHIAGLVATGYHQNPVPYADVVTTTTHKTLRGPRGGVILAKKEHAKKINSAVFPGTQGGPLEHVIAAKAVAFNEALQPAFKTYIGQILKNVKAMVEVFNQGPLRVISSGSDNHLFMLDVTPVGITGKEAQERLEAVGITVNKNSIPNDQKSFVQTSGIRIGTAAITTRGVKEDEAALIAELITSCLQTTDEAELQTIREKVRRIVENKPLFAV
- the prmC gene encoding peptide chain release factor N(5)-glutamine methyltransferase, coding for MDQKSSQTLHEALRRASIFLEKNQMDPELAKTYWLMAFDWNLTQLVQALHQPVPPADIQYFESILKRLANAEPIQYILGYADFMGERFKVTPDTLIPREETAGIIELVRAFLEEKPTAQVLDIGTGTGILAIMLKKLFPRTQLTAVDISQTALAIAKENAQQIDVEVNFIQSDLLKAIDLEQKFDLVVSNPPYISVHESDLMDESVKKFEPPLALFAENNGLAIYQQLAQTLPAFMNQQGRIIFEIGYRQGNLVKKLFEAAFPQARVDVFQDYNQLERYVVIQLD